GCTCGACGTGATCAACCAGCCTGAGCATTGGCTGAGCTGAGGGAAAGAAACGCCTGGCGTCAGGGACGGCGAACCGGGCGGTTCAACCGGAATGGCTGGGGCTGTGGGTCAGTCGTCGAAGGCGCCACGCAGCAGCTGACCGACCAGATCCATCGGGTAACCGCGATACACCAGAAACCGCATCTGCCTGGCCCGCTCGCGAGCCTCGCCCGGAAGCTCGCCGGCAAACTTGCGTTGCCAGGTTTCTCGCAGGCCTTCACGCCAATCGATACCGCTGTCACGCAGCGCCTGGTCGATATCCGCTCGCGCCAGGCCGCGCTGGGAAAGATCATCGCGGATGCGCTGCGGGCCGAAACCCGAGCGCGCGCGATAACTGATGAAACTCTCCAGATAACGCGCCTCGGACAACAGCCCTTCTTCGCTGAGGTGATCGAGGGCGGTCTCGATGTGCTCATCGCTGGCCCCGCGCTGGCGCAGCTTGCGCGCCAGCTCGACACGACCATGCTCACGGCGCGCCAGCAGATCCATGGCGGCATGGCGCACCGCCGCAGCGTTATCCAGGACAGCGGGCATCAGAAGTCGGCTTCGGTATCCACCAGGTCATCAGCCGTGGCATTGGCTTTGGCAGCCGGGCCAGATACCACCAGCAGCTTGTCGCGAATCTGCCCTTCGATCTCGCGGGCCACTTCCTGATTGTCTTCC
Above is a genomic segment from Pseudomonas argentinensis containing:
- the recX gene encoding recombination regulator RecX produces the protein MPAVLDNAAAVRHAAMDLLARREHGRVELARKLRQRGASDEHIETALDHLSEEGLLSEARYLESFISYRARSGFGPQRIRDDLSQRGLARADIDQALRDSGIDWREGLRETWQRKFAGELPGEARERARQMRFLVYRGYPMDLVGQLLRGAFDD